The Aestuariibius sp. HNIBRBA575 nucleotide sequence GGATTGTGTAGGGGCCAGCTGGGTCAAATTTAACCGCCGTATAGCCCGCATCTACGCAGGCCAGCGCCGATTGCGCCGCCATGTCCGCCGATGCCCAAAACTCTGGCAACGGGTGATCAGCCAGCGGATAAAGGTAGGTATAGGCGCGAATTCGGTCATTCACGCGTCCCCCAATCAGCGCATGCACAGGGCGATCCCGATCTTTGCCCAGAATGTCCCAACAGGCGATTTCCAGCCCGGAAAACGCCCCCATCACCGTCAGATCCGGGCGCTGCGTAAACCCAGACGAATAGGCCCGACGGAACATCAATTCGATGTTTTCAGGGTTTTCCCCCAGCATATGCCGTTCAAACACATCCGCAATCACAGCCCGCATGGCATCAGGCCCAACCGAAGAGGCGTAACATTCCCCATACCCAACGATCCCGGTATCGGTCGTCAGTTTGGGAATGATCCAATACCGCCCACCCCAGCCGGGGGCAGGCGGTGCAACAACAAAGATTTCAAGGTCTTGCAGTTTCATCTTGGTCCTCTTGTTTGGGGATCAGAACATGATGATATTGCGCCCTGCAACGCCGGATTTGGTATCGGCAATCGCGTCGTTGATTTGATCCAATCGCCAGCGTTTTGCGATCAGTTCATCCAGTTTCAGGCGGCCCTGTTCATACATATCAACCATCCAAGGAATATCGCGGCGGATCACCGTATCGCCCATTTTGGTGCCGATCATGCCTTGGCCGACGGCGGCCATCATCACGGGCTCATAGGTGGATTTTGCCCCCACATGCGGCATGCCAACCATATAAACCCGACCCGCCGGGGCCAGATAGCGCGGCGCGTCATCATAGGCGGCGCTGACCCCCACGGTGACAAAAACCGCATCCGCGCCCCGACCCATGGCCTGTTTTGCGGCGCGCCACGGTTTGCCGCCCACAGCCGGATCATCGATCAAAACGCCATCCGTTGCGCCAAAATCCCGCGCGACATTCAGTTTGTCTTGGGTCATGTCCACGGCGATGATGCGCCGCGCCCCGGCGATCCGCGCGCCTTGGATTGCGTTTAGCCCGACGCCGCCCGCGCCGATCACAACCACATCCTGACCTGCGCGCAATTGCGCCGCGTTCACCACTGCGCCAACACCCGTGATCACCCCACAGGCCAACAAAGCGGCGGATTCGGGGGAAAGGGTATCGGCCACACGCACGACCTGACTTTGATGCACCACCACCTTTTCTGCGAAGGCGCCACAGGCCATCGCCTGATGCAGCTTGGATCCGTCGGCCATGGTTAACGGGCCGGTGTCGCCATCATAGGGCGTTTCACAAATCACAGGTTTGCCGGAACTACAGGTCGGGCAGGTGCCGCAGGACCGGATCAAGGTCACAACAACGCGATCCCCTAGATTAATCCCGGTGACACCATCGCCAATCTGGGTCACACGACCGGCGGCTTCGTGGCCATAAACCGCAGGCAATGATCCGCCCCATGCCCCATCCGCATATGAAATATCGGAATGGCAGATGGCGACGGCTTCTAGGGTTATGCCCAGTTCACCTGCTTGGGCGTTACGCAATGCGACGTCTTGGATCTGCAATGGTTGCCCAAAGTCATGGCAAACGGCGGCTTTTATCAATGTCATAGCGGGCTCCTGTGGGTGCGCCTGATCGGTTCAATCAGTTCATCGTCCCACATCTGCCTGCGCTATTCCTTTAGCGACGGTTTGATGTCGGTCTTGGCCGATCCCGTTGGGTAAAGCCTACAAAAATGACCAAGCCGATCAAGGTTAATATCGCCGCAAAGGCAAAGGGCGCACCGGGCAGGTAAAGCCCGGTTTCGCGGGTATAGAACCAGAAAATATAGCCCATCACCATCGGCGCAAAGATATGGGCGACCGAGCGGATTGAACTGAGCACGCCCTGTAATTCGCCCTGTTGGTTGTCGTCGGTCATGCGGCTCATGACGCCGGTCAGGGCAGGGTGGACCACCGCGCCCAACCCCATGATCGGAATAAAGGCCATGACCATCCAGCCTTGGGTTACGAAGACCAGAAATACCATGGCAGTCAGTTCAAACACGATGCCCCAGATGATCGTCAACCGGTTGCCCAGCCAGCGTAGCACGTATCGCAGCAACACGGCCTGCACCACCGCGATCGAAATACCATAGGCCCCCAACGACCAGCCCACCATTCGGCTGTCCCAGCCCAGTCGTTCTTGAGTGAAAAACGCCCAAGTGACCGAATAGACCATCAGCGCAAATTCATAGATGAAAAACAGCGCCAACAGCACCCGGATTTGGGGTAATTCCACGATTTTGCGAAACGCTCCGACAGGATTGGCACGGCGCCATTCAAACGGGCGACGAATGCGGTCGGTGACGGTTTCGGGCAGCACAAAATAGCCAAACACCATATTGGCAAAGGCCAAAGCCGCCGCAGCGTAAAACGGGGCGCGCACCCCAAATTCGGCCAGCAAACCGCCGATCACCGGTCCCAGCACAAAACCAACCCCAAAGGCGGCCCCCAGAATGCCAAAGTTAGCCGCCTTGTCATCTGGATCAGAAATATCCGCCACATAGGCACTAGCGGTGGAATGGGTCGCGGCGGTGATCCCACCGATCATGCGGATGACCAGCAACAGCCACAGGTTTTGCGCCAGCGCCAGAACCAGATAATCCAGGCTCATGACAAATAACGACATCAGCAAAACCGGGCGACGCCCGAACCTGTCTGACAGCGACCCGATGGTGGGGCCGAACAGAAATTGCATCACCGCAAAGACAGTGGTCATGATTCCGGCCCACACGGCCGCATCGCCCAATGTGCCGCCCTGAATGCCTTTGATCAGGTCAGGCATCACCGGAATGACCAGACCAAACCCCATCGCGTCCAGAACCAAGGTGATGACAATAAACGAAAAAGCGCGCTTTTTCTGGCCGCTGCTTTGCGCTGAGGGTTGGTCTGAGGCGTGCATGTCATCCTTGGACGGGAAACCCGTTAAATATGTCCGGTATCGGTCAAAAATTCAGTCAGTAATGCGGCGACTTCAGCAGGTTTTTCAACACAAGGCAAATGCCCAACACGGCGCATCAGTTCAAATCGCGATCCCGGGATCAGATTGATGGTTTCGCGCACCAAATCCGGGGGTGTTGATCCGTCTTCGGATCCGGCGATGCCCAAGGTGGGCAAGCGCAAACTGCTGGTGGGGGTGAAAAAATCAGTGCCCGCAATGGCCGCGCAACAGGCGGCATATCCGGTCACGTTGGTTTGCATAATTTGGTTTCGCCAATGGGCGACATCCCCGTCCCGCAGGAAATCCTTTGAAAACCAACGCTGAATTGTGTCGTCGGCAATGTCGCCTAACCCGTTGTCTTGGATCGCTTCGATCCGTTTGCGCCACACAGAAGGCTGCGCAATTTTTGCCGCCGTATTAGACAGGACCAACCCTCGCACCAGATCAAGCCGTTTGACCGCCAGACCCTGCGCAATCATGCCGCCAATCGACAGGCCAACCACAATGGCGTCTTTGACGTTTAGCGCGACACAGATTGCTTCTAGATCGGCAATCAAAGCCCCCATCGAATAGGGGCCATCGGGCACGTCAGATTGACCATGCCCACGCATATCGGCGCGAATGATGCGGATATTGTCGGGCATGTGGGCGATCATTTCATCCCAGACATGATGGTCTAGCCCCAACGCATGCACCAAAACCACATCGCGCCCCGCCCCCTGTTCCGTGGCATGCAGCGTGACGCCAGCGCGATCAATTTTATGAACGAGCATCAAAGTTTCCTCTGTCCGTGGCGGCCTAAATGAAGCGGGAAAATTTGCGGTTCGGGCCGACGTAGAAACGTGGCCCGAACCAGCTAGCACTCTACAGCCTCCGGTTCCGAATGAACCTCATGACCGTGTTATGCTCCTCCCGATGCGAACTTGATCAAGAATCTGTTACAATGTCAATTGTCTTGGTCATCCTGTTTCAAACGCATATGGGCAATGATCTGACCATGATCCGAAGCGAGTTTGTTATAGGGCGCTTCGGGGTGGGAACCGTCGGTCAGATGATCGTTGAGCACGCTGAAATATTCCATATCCGCGATGCGATCGGCGTAATCGGGGTGGAAATGGCGGGACAGGAAAATCTGGTCGATGCTTTCAAACACGCCGCCAAAGGCCGAGGTATAGACCATGTCCCGCAAGCTTTTGCGTACAAACAGTTTTTCGGCGGAATGCAGGCGCACAGATTCAACGCCTTCGGTGATTTGTTCGTTTTCCTGACGGCTGTAACGATCATTGGCGTGTTTGGCATTGTGCCGCAACATCCAGCTGTAATTCTTGAACGGGGCCTCGCCGGAAATGATTTCCGAACTGACCGCATGTTCGCCGTCGTTAAAATCCCCCAGCACCATCACCGGGCGCCCCAGTTCGATTTCTTTGACAATTTCGCGACGCAGAACCCAGGCTTCGGCCATCCGGCGCAACGCCGCCCGCATCGCGCCCAATGCGCGGCCCACCGGATCATAGGCGGTCAGGTCGGATTCTGGGGCAAATTCTGCGCCTTCGGGACGGACAAATTCCCCCAGTTTGGATTTCAGATGACAGTTGAACACGGTGATGACTTCGCCGCCCACAGGAACGCGCACCTTTAGGATCGGGCGCGACAGACGTTCAACGCGATATGATCCCGCATCGCCCCCACCCAAGGCCTGCAATGGGATATCCAGCGGTTCATCCAGTTTTTGGATGATTTCGGGCGCGCCTTTGAACCCAAACCGTGACAGAACCGCCAAACCGGGGCGGCGCTGACCGGGGCCGCCATCATTGGCATTGGAGGCAAAGGCCAGTTGCGCATCCGTATAGGGACGATAGGCCAGTTTGCGAAAAATCGCGCGTTTATGATAGCGTTTGGACCGGTCGGGGATGGTGATTTCATTTGTTGCGATCCCACGTTTGTCGGCCTCGGCGATGACCGAAGCCAGCGCACTTTCTTCAAAGATCTCTTGGAACCCAACGATATCCGCGTCCATCGTCAACAGCTGATCCGCCATCCAATCCTGTTTCCAGGCAAATTCTTCGGGCGTGTATTCCTGATATTTGTAATATTCCTGCCCGGCGCCGATCAGGTTTTTCACGTTAAAGCTGGCAATGGTAAAGTCGGTCACGCGTATTTCTCCAAGGCTTGTTGAAACATTTTGGAATCTACATTTCCACCTGACGCCACGGCAATCACGGTGTCGCCCGATATTGTATCAGGGCGATAGAGTGCGGCCGCCAAAGCCACAGCGCCGCCCGGTTCGATCACGACCTTTAATCGGGTGAACGCCGCCGCCATGGCGCGCTGGCAATCGTCGTCAGACACGGTTATGCCGGGGCCACACAGATCGGACATTATCGGAAATGTGATGTTGCCTGGTTGCGGTGTGATGATGGCGTCACAGATCGACCCGGATTGCGCGCTGTTGCGTTGAATTTCCCCGCAGCTGAGGGATCGTTTCACGTCGTCAAACCCGACTGGTTCACAGGGCCGTGCCCGCAACCCCGGCGCATCCGCGGCCAGCGCCATCGCG carries:
- a CDS encoding alcohol dehydrogenase catalytic domain-containing protein; this translates as MTLIKAAVCHDFGQPLQIQDVALRNAQAGELGITLEAVAICHSDISYADGAWGGSLPAVYGHEAAGRVTQIGDGVTGINLGDRVVVTLIRSCGTCPTCSSGKPVICETPYDGDTGPLTMADGSKLHQAMACGAFAEKVVVHQSQVVRVADTLSPESAALLACGVITGVGAVVNAAQLRAGQDVVVIGAGGVGLNAIQGARIAGARRIIAVDMTQDKLNVARDFGATDGVLIDDPAVGGKPWRAAKQAMGRGADAVFVTVGVSAAYDDAPRYLAPAGRVYMVGMPHVGAKSTYEPVMMAAVGQGMIGTKMGDTVIRRDIPWMVDMYEQGRLKLDELIAKRWRLDQINDAIADTKSGVAGRNIIMF
- a CDS encoding TCR/Tet family MFS transporter, yielding MHASDQPSAQSSGQKKRAFSFIVITLVLDAMGFGLVIPVMPDLIKGIQGGTLGDAAVWAGIMTTVFAVMQFLFGPTIGSLSDRFGRRPVLLMSLFVMSLDYLVLALAQNLWLLLVIRMIGGITAATHSTASAYVADISDPDDKAANFGILGAAFGVGFVLGPVIGGLLAEFGVRAPFYAAAALAFANMVFGYFVLPETVTDRIRRPFEWRRANPVGAFRKIVELPQIRVLLALFFIYEFALMVYSVTWAFFTQERLGWDSRMVGWSLGAYGISIAVVQAVLLRYVLRWLGNRLTIIWGIVFELTAMVFLVFVTQGWMVMAFIPIMGLGAVVHPALTGVMSRMTDDNQQGELQGVLSSIRSVAHIFAPMVMGYIFWFYTRETGLYLPGAPFAFAAILTLIGLVIFVGFTQRDRPRPTSNRR
- the pcaD gene encoding 3-oxoadipate enol-lactonase, which encodes MLVHKIDRAGVTLHATEQGAGRDVVLVHALGLDHHVWDEMIAHMPDNIRIIRADMRGHGQSDVPDGPYSMGALIADLEAICVALNVKDAIVVGLSIGGMIAQGLAVKRLDLVRGLVLSNTAAKIAQPSVWRKRIEAIQDNGLGDIADDTIQRWFSKDFLRDGDVAHWRNQIMQTNVTGYAACCAAIAGTDFFTPTSSLRLPTLGIAGSEDGSTPPDLVRETINLIPGSRFELMRRVGHLPCVEKPAEVAALLTEFLTDTGHI
- a CDS encoding endonuclease/exonuclease/phosphatase family protein, whose amino-acid sequence is MTDFTIASFNVKNLIGAGQEYYKYQEYTPEEFAWKQDWMADQLLTMDADIVGFQEIFEESALASVIAEADKRGIATNEITIPDRSKRYHKRAIFRKLAYRPYTDAQLAFASNANDGGPGQRRPGLAVLSRFGFKGAPEIIQKLDEPLDIPLQALGGGDAGSYRVERLSRPILKVRVPVGGEVITVFNCHLKSKLGEFVRPEGAEFAPESDLTAYDPVGRALGAMRAALRRMAEAWVLRREIVKEIELGRPVMVLGDFNDGEHAVSSEIISGEAPFKNYSWMLRHNAKHANDRYSRQENEQITEGVESVRLHSAEKLFVRKSLRDMVYTSAFGGVFESIDQIFLSRHFHPDYADRIADMEYFSVLNDHLTDGSHPEAPYNKLASDHGQIIAHMRLKQDDQDN